From a region of the Microterricola gilva genome:
- a CDS encoding M13 family metallopeptidase, translating to MTAATTASGIVLDELDPAVRPQDDLFRHVNGKWIARTEIPADKARYGSFYVLHEEAEKAVRDIIMESQDAEPDTEARKVGDLYASFLDEERIESLGVTPIAGQLAAAASVASIPEFLAALGELERSGVSGFYQLFVDNDPGNPERYLVFAEQGGIGLPDESYFREEKFADVREAYRAHLARMFGLAGLSDPAERAERVFALETAIAAVHWDNVASRDSEKTYNLMSWADAASLVPADLAVWRDAMGAPTGVFNELVLRQPSFTSGIGALLVPDQLDAWRDWLSWQVVRGSAAYLTSDIVEANFDFYGRTLTGTPEMRDRWKRGVSLVEGALGEAVGHIYVEKHFPETAKAAMDVLVANLVEAYRQSITTLEWMSAETRERALDKLDKFTPKIGYPAKWRDYSALSIDATDLIGNVRATSEFEFNRELGKIGKPIDRDEWFMTPQTINAYYNPGFNEIVFPAAILQPPFFDEARDAAANYGAIGAVIGHEIGHGFDDQGSKYDGDGRLTDWWTEADRAAFEERTASLIAQYDALAPAQVPDHHVNGALTIGENIGDLGGLAIAWKAYLISLDGQEPPVLDGLTGAQRFFLSWAQAWQMKGRDEEVIRLLAIDPHSPNEFRCNQIVRNIDEFYSAFDVNETDAAWLAPEERVTIW from the coding sequence ATGACCGCTGCGACGACTGCTTCTGGAATTGTGCTCGACGAACTCGACCCCGCGGTGCGCCCGCAGGACGATCTGTTCCGCCACGTGAACGGCAAGTGGATCGCGCGCACCGAGATCCCGGCCGACAAGGCGCGCTACGGCTCGTTCTACGTGCTGCACGAAGAGGCAGAGAAGGCCGTGCGCGACATCATCATGGAGTCGCAGGACGCGGAGCCGGACACCGAGGCGCGCAAGGTCGGCGACCTCTACGCCAGCTTCCTCGACGAGGAGCGCATCGAGAGCCTCGGCGTCACGCCCATCGCCGGCCAGTTGGCCGCCGCGGCATCCGTGGCATCGATCCCGGAGTTCCTCGCCGCCCTCGGTGAGCTCGAGCGCTCCGGCGTGAGCGGTTTCTACCAGCTCTTCGTCGACAACGACCCTGGCAACCCTGAGCGCTACCTCGTGTTCGCCGAGCAGGGCGGAATCGGGCTGCCGGACGAGAGCTACTTCCGCGAGGAGAAGTTCGCCGACGTGCGCGAGGCCTATCGTGCCCACCTCGCGCGCATGTTCGGACTCGCCGGTCTCAGCGATCCGGCCGAGCGGGCCGAGCGCGTGTTCGCGCTGGAGACCGCGATTGCCGCCGTGCACTGGGACAACGTCGCATCGCGCGACAGCGAGAAGACCTACAACCTGATGAGCTGGGCGGATGCCGCCAGCCTCGTCCCGGCCGACCTGGCCGTGTGGCGCGACGCCATGGGCGCACCGACCGGTGTCTTCAACGAGCTCGTGCTGCGTCAGCCGAGCTTCACCAGCGGCATCGGCGCTCTGCTCGTGCCCGACCAGCTCGATGCATGGCGCGACTGGCTGAGCTGGCAGGTCGTGCGCGGCAGCGCCGCGTACCTCACGAGCGACATCGTCGAGGCGAACTTCGACTTCTACGGCCGCACGCTCACCGGAACGCCGGAGATGCGCGACCGCTGGAAGCGCGGCGTCTCGTTGGTGGAGGGCGCGCTCGGCGAGGCCGTCGGCCACATCTACGTCGAGAAGCACTTCCCGGAGACCGCGAAGGCCGCGATGGACGTGCTCGTCGCGAACCTCGTCGAGGCCTACCGCCAGTCGATCACCACCCTGGAGTGGATGAGCGCCGAGACGCGCGAGCGCGCCCTCGACAAGCTCGACAAGTTCACCCCCAAGATCGGCTACCCGGCGAAGTGGCGCGACTACTCGGCGCTCAGCATCGACGCAACCGACCTGATCGGCAACGTGCGGGCGACGAGCGAGTTCGAGTTCAACCGCGAGCTCGGCAAGATCGGCAAGCCGATCGACCGCGACGAGTGGTTCATGACGCCGCAGACGATCAACGCCTACTACAACCCCGGGTTCAACGAGATCGTGTTCCCCGCGGCGATCCTGCAGCCGCCGTTCTTCGATGAGGCACGGGATGCCGCGGCCAACTACGGCGCGATCGGCGCCGTCATCGGCCACGAGATCGGCCACGGCTTCGACGACCAGGGATCCAAGTACGACGGCGACGGCCGCCTCACCGACTGGTGGACGGAGGCCGACCGTGCCGCGTTCGAGGAGCGCACGGCATCCCTGATCGCACAGTACGACGCCCTCGCTCCCGCCCAGGTGCCTGACCACCACGTGAACGGCGCCCTCACCATCGGCGAGAACATCGGAGACCTCGGCGGGCTCGCCATCGCGTGGAAGGCCTACCTGATCTCGCTCGACGGGCAGGAGCCGCCCGTGCTCGACGGGCTGACGGGTGCGCAGCGCTTCTTCCTCAGCTGGGCGCAGGCCTGGCAGATGAAGGGCCGCGACGAGGAGGTCATTCGCCTGCTCGCAATCGACCCGCACTCACCGAACGAGTTCCGCTGCAACCAGATCGTGCGCAACATCGACGAGTTCTACAGCGCGTTCGACGTGAACGAGACGGATGCCGCCTGGCTCGCCCCGGAGGAGCGCGTCACGATCTGGTGA
- a CDS encoding YccF domain-containing protein has translation MKTLLNIIWLVLSGFWLFLGYLLAGIICCILIVTIPWGIASFRIGLYALWPFGKTVVNKPTSGVWSFLGNVVWVIVAGIWLAIGHILSGIALCITIIGIPFGIANFKMVPVSLAPLGKEIVDI, from the coding sequence ATGAAGACGCTGCTCAACATCATCTGGCTCGTGCTCAGCGGCTTCTGGCTGTTCCTCGGTTACCTCCTGGCCGGCATCATCTGCTGCATCCTGATCGTGACGATCCCGTGGGGCATCGCCTCCTTCCGCATCGGCCTCTACGCGCTCTGGCCGTTCGGCAAGACCGTCGTCAACAAGCCGACGTCCGGCGTCTGGTCGTTCCTCGGCAACGTCGTGTGGGTCATCGTCGCCGGAATCTGGCTGGCCATCGGCCACATCCTCTCCGGCATCGCGCTCTGCATCACGATCATCGGCATCCCGTTCGGCATCGCCAACTTCAAGATGGTCCCCGTGTCGCTCGCGCCGCTCGGCAAGGAGATCGTCGACATCTGA
- a CDS encoding FAD-binding oxidoreductase, which yields MSIAESPVFTTLVPLHPAAYSELAARIDGVVSTPSDVDWNTVRLAWNLSADQRPDAVIAPRHAEDVRTTLYFADEHQLRVVAQGTGHLASPLGDLAGSILLRTSALTGITIDPDALTVRVGAGVLWGDVTTALAEHGLMALAGSSPDVGVVGYLLGGGVSWFARSMGLATSHVTAIEAVSGDGRMLRATADEESELFFALRGGGGNYGIVTAVTFRVFAVRDVYAGMMLFPMERADELLSAWESWTRELDESAMTCFRLMRVPDLPDVPEFLRGQKLVIIDGAVAIEQATGMPVDEAERTADAVALLAPLRALGPFLDTFGVMPVSRLGELHMDPPGPVPATGDGVNLDELPHAAIDVLLRLAGPDAETPLMLVDIRHIGGQLAVAMPGGGAVNRLHGRFLLFAGGMSPDPESVDALHAAVATVLEALSPWRAAADYLNFREVRTPADRLYPVDTLARLRAAKRRYDPAGLIRSAHPLH from the coding sequence ATGTCCATCGCAGAATCCCCCGTATTCACCACGCTCGTCCCGCTGCACCCCGCCGCGTACAGCGAGCTGGCCGCCCGCATCGACGGCGTCGTCTCCACACCGAGCGACGTCGACTGGAACACCGTGCGACTCGCCTGGAACCTGAGCGCAGACCAGCGCCCGGACGCCGTCATCGCACCACGTCACGCCGAGGACGTCCGCACCACGCTGTACTTCGCCGACGAGCACCAGCTGCGCGTCGTCGCGCAGGGCACCGGTCACCTGGCCAGCCCGCTCGGTGACCTGGCCGGCAGCATCCTGCTGCGCACCAGCGCCCTCACCGGGATCACGATCGACCCAGACGCACTCACCGTGCGGGTCGGCGCCGGTGTGCTCTGGGGCGACGTCACAACCGCCCTCGCCGAGCACGGCCTCATGGCCCTGGCGGGATCCTCTCCCGATGTCGGCGTCGTCGGCTACCTGCTCGGCGGCGGCGTGAGCTGGTTCGCCCGCAGCATGGGCCTGGCGACCTCGCACGTGACCGCCATCGAAGCGGTCTCCGGCGACGGGCGGATGCTGCGCGCCACCGCTGACGAGGAGAGCGAGCTGTTCTTCGCGCTCCGCGGGGGTGGTGGCAACTACGGCATCGTCACGGCCGTCACGTTCCGCGTGTTCGCCGTGCGCGACGTCTACGCCGGCATGATGCTGTTCCCGATGGAGCGGGCCGACGAGCTGCTCAGCGCCTGGGAGTCGTGGACGCGCGAGCTCGACGAGAGCGCGATGACCTGCTTCCGGCTGATGCGGGTCCCCGACCTGCCCGACGTGCCGGAGTTCCTGCGCGGGCAGAAGCTCGTCATCATCGACGGCGCCGTCGCCATCGAGCAGGCCACCGGCATGCCAGTCGACGAGGCGGAGCGCACGGCGGATGCCGTGGCCCTGCTCGCCCCGCTGCGCGCGCTCGGCCCGTTCCTGGACACCTTCGGCGTTATGCCGGTCAGCCGGCTCGGCGAACTGCACATGGATCCTCCCGGCCCGGTGCCGGCGACCGGCGACGGCGTGAATCTCGACGAGCTGCCACATGCCGCGATCGACGTGCTCCTCCGGCTGGCCGGGCCGGACGCCGAGACCCCGCTGATGCTCGTCGACATCCGCCACATCGGCGGCCAGCTCGCCGTGGCCATGCCGGGCGGCGGTGCCGTCAACCGGCTGCACGGGCGCTTCCTGCTGTTCGCGGGCGGCATGAGCCCCGACCCCGAGTCCGTCGACGCCCTGCACGCCGCGGTGGCGACGGTGCTCGAGGCCCTGTCCCCGTGGCGTGCCGCCGCCGACTACCTCAACTTCCGCGAGGTGCGCACTCCGGCCGATCGGCTCTACCCGGTCGACACCCTGGCCAGGCTGCGCGCCGCGAAGCGCCGCTACGACCCGGCAGGGCTAATCCGCTCGGCACACCCGCTGCACTAG
- a CDS encoding FAD-binding oxidoreductase yields the protein MTIAESSPAAAPAPLAPQAFAALAARIDGTVTTPIDAGWDTARQAWNLSADQHPDAVVAPSSAADVRATLLFANEHGIRAVAQTTGHLAGPLGDLTGSILVRTSALSSIEVDPTALTVRVGSGVLWGDVTAALAEHGLMALAGSAPDVGVAGYLLGGGVSWFGRSLGLATSHVTTIEVVSGAGRMLRASATEESELFYALRGGGGNYGVVTAITFRVFAVRDVYAGMLMFPLESADEVFSAWELWTRDLDESATSCFRLLRVPPLPELPEFLRGQSFAVIDGAIAIDQGAGSEAERSADAAALLAPLRALGAAIDTFGVMPASRLGEIHMDPPGPVPAVGDGINLEELPRAAIDAVLTLAGPDAASPLLAVDIRHVGGQLAIPAPDGGAVNSMPGRYLLYAVGMTPTPEAAAVVLAAAQAVLEAVAPWRSATDYINFREVRTAPEQLYRTDTLARLRAAKLSYDPNDTIRSAHPLG from the coding sequence ATGACCATCGCAGAATCTTCCCCAGCCGCCGCGCCTGCCCCGCTTGCCCCGCAGGCCTTCGCCGCCCTCGCGGCACGCATCGACGGCACCGTCACCACCCCGATCGACGCCGGGTGGGACACCGCCAGGCAGGCCTGGAACCTCAGCGCGGACCAGCACCCCGACGCCGTCGTCGCGCCGAGCAGCGCGGCCGATGTGCGCGCGACGCTGCTCTTCGCCAACGAGCACGGGATCCGGGCCGTCGCCCAGACCACCGGGCACCTCGCCGGACCACTCGGCGATCTGACCGGCAGCATCCTGGTGCGCACGAGCGCCCTCTCCAGCATCGAGGTCGATCCAACGGCGCTCACCGTCCGCGTCGGCTCCGGCGTGCTCTGGGGCGACGTCACCGCGGCCCTCGCCGAGCACGGCCTGATGGCCCTGGCCGGATCGGCCCCGGATGTCGGCGTCGCCGGCTACCTGCTCGGCGGCGGCGTCAGCTGGTTCGGTCGGAGCCTCGGCCTGGCCACCTCGCACGTCACGACGATCGAGGTCGTCTCCGGAGCTGGGCGCATGCTGCGCGCGTCGGCCACGGAGGAGAGTGAGCTGTTCTACGCGCTCCGCGGTGGTGGAGGCAACTACGGCGTCGTGACCGCGATCACCTTCCGCGTCTTCGCCGTGCGCGATGTCTACGCCGGCATGCTGATGTTCCCGCTTGAGAGCGCAGACGAGGTGTTCAGCGCCTGGGAGCTGTGGACCCGCGATCTCGACGAGAGCGCAACGAGCTGCTTCCGACTGCTGCGCGTGCCTCCGCTGCCCGAACTGCCGGAGTTCCTGCGCGGCCAGAGTTTCGCCGTCATCGACGGCGCGATCGCGATCGATCAGGGCGCCGGCTCGGAGGCCGAGCGCTCGGCCGACGCCGCAGCGCTGCTCGCCCCGCTGCGCGCACTCGGCGCCGCCATCGACACCTTCGGAGTGATGCCCGCGAGCCGCCTCGGCGAGATCCACATGGACCCTCCCGGCCCCGTGCCGGCCGTCGGCGACGGCATCAACCTCGAGGAGCTGCCCCGTGCCGCCATCGATGCGGTGCTCACGCTTGCCGGCCCGGACGCCGCGTCTCCGCTGTTGGCCGTCGACATCCGTCACGTCGGCGGGCAGCTCGCGATTCCGGCCCCCGACGGCGGCGCGGTCAACTCGATGCCGGGGCGATACCTGCTCTACGCCGTCGGCATGACGCCGACACCGGAGGCGGCCGCCGTCGTACTGGCGGCGGCACAGGCGGTGCTCGAGGCGGTCGCGCCGTGGCGGAGCGCCACCGACTACATCAACTTCCGCGAGGTGCGCACCGCGCCGGAACAGCTGTACCGCACCGACACCCTGGCCCGCCTGCGCGCGGCGAAGCTCAGCTACGACCCGAACGACACGATCCGCTCGGCACACCCGCTCGGCTGA
- a CDS encoding ABC transporter permease yields MTATLAPTAVRAPAAAQPPRTLLPLVRQRFRRDRVQLLAWIAGFALLASVGNTAVESTYGTEAQRVEVLQLIQQTPAVLMLRGTPQGPAADAFQYFLLFAFLGVLIGLMSTFLAVRHSRAEEESGRAELIGATPAGRSTPLVATVIEGTVLCVVIGVVSALGYLLGGADREGSWLAGAALAVTGVAFLGVGLFSAQLMRTSRGANGLAAAVVTLSYVLRGLGDATGTVHADGVSMTAAWPSWLSPIGWGQAVAPFSPQTGQLLWPLAPGLALGAVLVVASLWMQAHRDVDSSVIPERAGRLNAPRSLSGPLGLSWRMQRNAVIGWMVAGAIFGLLIGALGETMLKLVQAGDTGAADVTQTLGNTLSTLAGPGAEGSFIDLFTAAMFSLVGIIAAVGTVQAMVRARQDEAAGTAEIVLAAPVTRLHWFGGYLAVGVFTAVLVLGSAVLGAVIGLTRSAGLGDRAASVALAGLAQLPAVLLLLAIVALVFAVLPRTTIWLAWVVLLLAIGIGQFGGLLGLPDAVRDASPFSHTPIVTAATAATVDWSATWVMLGLAVVVSALAAVLVRRRDLALGG; encoded by the coding sequence ATGACCGCCACGCTCGCGCCGACGGCGGTGCGCGCGCCGGCCGCCGCGCAGCCCCCGCGCACGCTGCTCCCGCTCGTCAGGCAGCGCTTCCGCCGCGACCGCGTGCAGCTCCTGGCCTGGATCGCCGGATTCGCCCTGCTCGCCTCCGTCGGCAACACCGCGGTCGAGAGTACCTATGGCACGGAGGCGCAGCGCGTCGAGGTGCTGCAGCTGATCCAGCAGACGCCGGCCGTGCTGATGCTGCGCGGCACCCCGCAGGGCCCGGCCGCCGACGCGTTCCAGTACTTCCTGCTGTTCGCCTTCCTGGGGGTGCTGATCGGGCTGATGTCGACGTTCCTCGCCGTGCGGCACAGCCGAGCGGAGGAGGAGTCCGGTCGCGCAGAGCTCATCGGGGCGACGCCGGCCGGGCGCAGCACGCCGCTCGTCGCGACGGTGATCGAGGGCACGGTGCTCTGTGTGGTGATCGGCGTCGTGTCGGCGCTCGGCTACCTGCTCGGCGGTGCCGACCGGGAGGGGAGCTGGCTCGCCGGTGCCGCGCTCGCCGTCACCGGTGTCGCCTTCCTCGGCGTCGGGCTCTTCTCCGCGCAACTCATGCGCACCTCGCGCGGGGCGAACGGGCTGGCCGCCGCGGTCGTGACGCTCTCCTATGTGCTGCGCGGGCTCGGGGATGCCACGGGAACCGTGCACGCCGACGGCGTGAGCATGACCGCGGCGTGGCCGAGCTGGCTGAGTCCGATCGGGTGGGGGCAGGCCGTCGCGCCGTTCTCCCCTCAGACCGGGCAACTACTCTGGCCACTCGCCCCCGGGCTGGCGCTCGGCGCCGTGCTCGTCGTGGCCTCGCTCTGGATGCAGGCGCACCGCGACGTCGACTCGAGCGTGATCCCCGAGCGGGCCGGCCGCCTGAACGCCCCGCGCTCGCTCAGCGGACCGCTCGGGCTGAGCTGGCGCATGCAGCGCAACGCCGTGATCGGCTGGATGGTGGCCGGCGCCATCTTCGGCCTGCTCATCGGCGCGCTGGGCGAGACGATGCTGAAGCTCGTGCAGGCAGGAGACACGGGTGCCGCCGACGTGACGCAGACGCTCGGCAACACCCTCTCGACGCTGGCCGGGCCGGGCGCGGAGGGGTCGTTCATCGATCTGTTCACGGCGGCCATGTTCAGCCTCGTCGGCATCATCGCGGCCGTCGGAACCGTGCAGGCGATGGTCAGGGCGCGGCAGGACGAGGCAGCCGGAACCGCCGAGATCGTGCTCGCCGCGCCCGTAACCCGGCTGCACTGGTTCGGCGGCTACCTCGCGGTCGGGGTGTTCACGGCGGTGCTCGTGCTCGGCTCAGCCGTGCTCGGAGCCGTGATCGGGCTCACCCGCTCCGCCGGTCTCGGTGATCGCGCGGCCTCCGTCGCGCTCGCCGGGCTGGCCCAGCTGCCGGCGGTACTGCTCCTGCTCGCGATCGTCGCGCTGGTGTTCGCGGTGCTGCCGCGCACCACAATCTGGCTCGCCTGGGTCGTGCTGCTGCTCGCGATCGGGATCGGGCAGTTCGGTGGGCTGCTCGGGCTGCCGGATGCCGTGCGCGACGCGTCCCCGTTCTCACACACGCCCATCGTCACGGCCGCGACCGCGGCAACCGTCGACTGGAGCGCCACCTGGGTCATGCTCGGGCTCGCGGTCGTGGTGTCGGCGCTCGCCGCGGTGCTCGTGCGTCGGCGGGACCTCGCCCTCGGCGGGTAG
- a CDS encoding ABC transporter ATP-binding protein, producing the protein MSTVIETRGLQKHFGRVVALDGLDLSVASGEVHGFLGPNGAGKSTTIRVLLGLMRASGGSASVFGRDPWADAAALHARIAYVPGDVSLWPNLSGGEAIDLLTRLRGGDADKRAYASRRAALVEAFQFDPSKKARTYSKGNRQKVALIAALATPAELYIFDEPTSGLDPLMEAVFREQIGQRVGEGTSVLLSSHILSEVEHLCDRVSIIRAGRTVESGTLAELRHLTRTEVSFAAEGQGGSALSNAQLATIPGTHELLRDAARVRFTVDSDDMPAVLAALAALRVSGLTVNPPSLEELFLRHYGGQADAAAPAQPPSADATLSESRGEAGR; encoded by the coding sequence ATGAGCACGGTGATTGAAACACGGGGCTTGCAGAAGCACTTCGGCCGGGTGGTTGCGCTCGACGGGCTCGACCTCAGCGTCGCCAGCGGCGAGGTCCACGGCTTCCTCGGCCCCAACGGCGCAGGCAAGTCAACGACCATCCGGGTGCTGCTCGGTCTGATGCGCGCGAGCGGCGGCTCGGCATCCGTCTTCGGCAGGGACCCATGGGCGGATGCCGCGGCGCTGCACGCCCGTATCGCCTACGTTCCCGGCGATGTGAGCCTCTGGCCGAACCTCTCCGGTGGCGAGGCGATCGACCTGCTCACCCGGCTGCGCGGCGGCGATGCAGACAAGCGCGCATACGCGAGCAGGCGGGCGGCGCTCGTCGAGGCCTTCCAGTTCGATCCGAGCAAGAAGGCCCGCACCTATTCCAAGGGCAACAGGCAGAAGGTCGCACTCATCGCCGCCCTGGCCACGCCGGCCGAGCTGTACATCTTCGACGAGCCGACATCCGGCCTCGACCCCCTGATGGAGGCGGTGTTCCGCGAGCAGATCGGACAGCGGGTCGGCGAGGGGACGAGCGTGCTGCTGAGCAGCCACATCCTCAGCGAGGTCGAGCACCTCTGCGACCGGGTGAGCATCATCCGCGCAGGCAGAACCGTCGAGAGCGGGACCCTCGCCGAGCTCCGCCACCTCACCCGCACCGAGGTGTCGTTCGCGGCGGAGGGGCAGGGCGGCAGCGCCCTCAGTAACGCGCAGCTCGCCACGATCCCCGGCACCCACGAGCTGCTGCGCGACGCCGCCCGTGTGCGCTTCACCGTGGACAGCGACGACATGCCGGCGGTGCTCGCGGCGCTGGCCGCGCTGCGGGTGAGCGGGCTCACGGTGAACCCGCCATCGCTCGAGGAGCTGTTCCTCCGCCACTACGGCGGGCAGGCGGATGCCGCGGCGCCCGCCCAGCCGCCGAGCGCCGACGCCACGCTGAGCGAATCGCGGGGGGAGGCAGGGCGATGA
- a CDS encoding MATE family efflux transporter, whose amino-acid sequence MNVFRRRPIDREILRLAVPALGALIAEPLFLLADSAMIGHLGAIPLAGLGIASAVLQTIIGLMVFLAYSTTPAVARRLGAGDERGAVASGVDGIWLATGLGVLLAVGGWFCSPWLAGLFGAEAAVTEQAVIYLGISMFGLPAMLLVFAATGLLRGLQDTRTPLLVAGIGFAVNIALNYLFIYVLGLGIAGSAIGTVLAQWGMVAVYLVVVAGHARRVGAGLLPHHAGVLGGATSGGWLFLRTVSLRASMLLAVFVATGLGSAPLAAFQIAMTLFATIAFALDALAIAAQALVGKGLGAGDVASVRAVLARCLQWGIGGGALIGLLVMSLAGVLGWAFTSDADVAALLPPALLVLGLSVPLGGLVFVLDGVLIGAGDARYLALTGILNFAAFVPLALAVGAWAAPDAAGLAWLMAAFALGYLGARAITLGLRARGDRWMVVGTTRA is encoded by the coding sequence ATCAACGTCTTCCGCCGCCGCCCCATCGATCGCGAGATCCTGCGCCTCGCGGTACCCGCGCTCGGTGCGCTCATCGCGGAACCCCTGTTCCTGCTCGCCGACTCGGCGATGATCGGCCACCTCGGCGCGATTCCCCTCGCCGGCCTCGGCATCGCCAGCGCCGTGCTTCAGACCATCATCGGCCTGATGGTGTTCCTCGCCTACAGCACCACGCCCGCGGTCGCGCGCCGACTCGGCGCCGGCGACGAACGGGGCGCTGTGGCATCCGGAGTCGACGGCATCTGGCTGGCCACCGGCCTCGGCGTGCTCCTGGCCGTCGGCGGCTGGTTCTGCTCCCCCTGGCTCGCCGGGTTGTTCGGCGCGGAAGCCGCCGTCACAGAGCAGGCCGTGATCTACCTCGGCATCTCGATGTTCGGGCTGCCAGCGATGCTGCTCGTCTTCGCCGCGACCGGCCTGCTGCGCGGTCTGCAGGACACCCGCACCCCGCTGCTCGTTGCCGGAATCGGCTTCGCGGTGAACATCGCGCTCAACTACCTCTTCATCTACGTTCTCGGCCTCGGCATCGCCGGCTCCGCCATCGGAACCGTCCTCGCACAGTGGGGCATGGTCGCCGTGTACCTCGTCGTCGTGGCCGGGCACGCCCGCCGCGTCGGTGCCGGGCTGCTGCCCCACCACGCCGGGGTGCTCGGCGGGGCGACGTCCGGCGGTTGGCTGTTCCTGCGCACGGTGAGCCTCCGCGCCTCGATGCTGCTCGCCGTGTTCGTCGCCACCGGGCTGGGATCGGCCCCGCTCGCGGCGTTCCAGATCGCCATGACGCTGTTCGCCACGATCGCCTTCGCCCTCGACGCCCTCGCGATCGCCGCCCAGGCACTCGTCGGCAAGGGCCTCGGCGCCGGCGACGTCGCGAGCGTGCGCGCGGTGCTGGCCCGCTGCCTGCAGTGGGGCATCGGCGGTGGCGCGCTCATCGGCCTGCTCGTGATGAGCCTTGCCGGCGTGCTCGGCTGGGCGTTCACGAGTGACGCGGATGTCGCAGCGCTGCTGCCGCCTGCACTGCTCGTTCTCGGGCTCTCCGTCCCGCTCGGCGGGCTCGTCTTCGTGCTCGACGGTGTGCTGATCGGCGCCGGCGACGCCCGTTACCTCGCGCTCACCGGCATCCTGAACTTCGCCGCCTTCGTTCCGCTCGCCCTCGCGGTCGGCGCATGGGCCGCCCCGGACGCCGCCGGCCTCGCCTGGCTGATGGCGGCGTTCGCGCTCGGCTACCTGGGGGCCAGGGCGATCACCCTCGGGCTGCGCGCCCGGGGTGATCGCTGGATGGTGGTCGGAACGACGCGCGCCTGA
- a CDS encoding superoxide dismutase, with the protein MSLYTLPELGYDYAALEPAISGRIMELHHGKHHQAYVTGANTALAQLAEARDAGELGNVNKLQKDLAFNLGGHVNHSIFWTNLTPGGSERPDGELAAAIDDGFGSFEKFQAHFTATALGVQGSGWAILAWDILGAQPIIVQLYDQQGNLPAGLIPLLMLDVWEHAYYLDYQNVRASYVSAFWNIVDWQNVATRFERARDNTSGLITL; encoded by the coding sequence ATGTCTCTCTACACACTGCCGGAGCTCGGCTACGACTACGCGGCACTCGAGCCCGCCATCAGTGGCCGCATCATGGAGCTGCACCACGGCAAGCACCACCAGGCCTACGTCACGGGTGCCAACACGGCGCTCGCCCAGCTGGCCGAGGCGCGCGACGCCGGCGAGCTCGGCAACGTGAACAAGCTGCAGAAGGATCTCGCCTTCAACCTCGGCGGGCACGTCAACCACTCCATCTTCTGGACCAACCTCACGCCGGGCGGCAGCGAGCGGCCTGACGGCGAACTCGCCGCGGCCATCGACGATGGCTTCGGCTCCTTCGAGAAGTTCCAGGCGCACTTCACCGCGACGGCCCTCGGCGTGCAGGGCTCCGGCTGGGCGATCCTCGCCTGGGACATCCTCGGCGCGCAGCCCATCATCGTGCAGCTCTACGACCAGCAGGGGAATCTGCCTGCCGGCCTCATCCCGCTGCTCATGCTCGACGTCTGGGAGCACGCGTACTACCTCGACTACCAGAACGTGCGGGCGAGCTACGTCAGCGCATTCTGGAACATCGTCGACTGGCAGAACGTGGCCACCCGCTTCGAGCGTGCCCGCGACAACACGAGCGGGCTGATCACGCTCTAG
- a CDS encoding flavin reductase family protein encodes MSEDPAAAMIDQFKAAFRRHPAGVAVITAEGPDGPVGLTASSVSSVSAEPPVLVFSVTTKAGSAGHVLAAATCVVHLLRSENVEIARSFARSGAPRFVSEQGWTTRATGEPLLPDAAMMLRCRIAETVAVGGSTLVIAEVLEIDEGVDGSPLVYHDRAFHGLQQHSILN; translated from the coding sequence ATGTCTGAGGATCCAGCCGCCGCGATGATTGATCAGTTCAAGGCGGCGTTCCGTCGGCACCCGGCCGGCGTCGCGGTGATCACCGCGGAGGGCCCGGACGGACCGGTCGGTCTGACCGCCTCGAGCGTCTCCTCCGTCTCGGCTGAACCGCCGGTTCTCGTCTTCTCCGTGACGACGAAGGCCGGCTCTGCCGGCCACGTGCTGGCAGCGGCGACGTGCGTCGTCCACCTGCTGCGCTCCGAGAACGTCGAGATCGCGCGTTCATTCGCCCGGAGCGGTGCGCCGCGCTTCGTCAGCGAGCAGGGCTGGACGACCAGGGCGACGGGGGAGCCGCTGCTCCCGGATGCCGCGATGATGCTGCGCTGCCGGATCGCGGAGACGGTCGCGGTCGGTGGTTCGACGCTCGTCATCGCCGAGGTGCTCGAGATCGACGAGGGCGTCGATGGCAGCCCGCTGGTCTACCACGACCGTGCCTTCCACGGCCTACAGCAGCACAGCATCCTGAACTGA